In Vitis vinifera cultivar Pinot Noir 40024 chromosome 11, ASM3070453v1, a genomic segment contains:
- the LOC100245780 gene encoding uncharacterized protein LOC100245780 isoform X2: MEPASLISNLQQVLITKREDGNSISSCSSTVDESAVKDCSRAVVLVTNGDGIESPGLTSLVQALLREPRFHVHVCAPQSDKSVSGHSMTVQETLTACSAEIGGATAYEVSGTPADCVSLALSGALFSWSKPVLVICGINKGSSYGLNMFHSGAVAGAREALLCGVPALCISMNWKEDVSCDNDFKDAVNVCLPIIHAAIRDIEKGIFPKSCLVNIEIPSSPLKNKGFKVARQSLRRPALIWQAVSATKHPSIGHFMSNQQSLGFKLAQLGRDASAMGAARCLNSDQKNQEIESVGVAGKLSSQKTVKKYFRLKEMEQGKADEDLDFKAVENGFVAITPHSLSSYSLPGVQTWILNWINFHFPENMLLSS, encoded by the exons ATGGAGCCTGCATCACTCATTTCAAATCTTCAACAAGTTCTCATCACTAAAAGGGAGGATGGGAATAGTATTTCTTCTTGTTCAAGTACAGTTGATGAGAGTGCGGTTAAGGATTGTTCAAGGGCAGTTGTGCTTGTCACCAATGGAGATGGTATTGAATCCCCTGGTCTCACTTCCCTCGTCCAGGCTCTGCTTCGAGAACCTCGTTTCCATGTTCACGTCTGCGCTCCCCAGTC GGACAAATCTGTGTCCGGTCACTCTATGACAGTTCAGGAGACTCTCACTGCCTGCTCTGCTGAAATTGGTGGTGCTACTGCTTATGAAGTCTCTG GAACTCCTGCAGATTGTGTTTCTTTAGCTCTGTCCGGGGCATTGTTTTCTTGGTCCAAGCCTGTTTTG GTTATTTGTGGAATAAACAAGGGATCAAGTTATGGTCTGAACAT GTTTCATTCAGGGGCTGTTGCTGGGGCTAGAGAGGCATTGTTGTGTGGTGTGCCAGCTCTTTGCATTTCTATGAACTG GAAGGAGGATGTAAGCTGCGACAATGATTTCAAGGATGCGGTCAATGTCTGTTTACCCATAATACATGCAGCCATAAGGGATATCGAGAAGGGAATTTTCCCCAAAAGCTGCTTGGTCAACATAGAAATTCCCAGTTCTCCCCTGAAAAATAAG GGTTTCAAAGTAGCCAGGCAGAGTCTAAGGAGGCCTGCCCTGATCTGGCAAGCagtctcagcaaccaaacacccTTCCATTGGCCATTTCATGTCCAATCAGCAAAGCCTTGGCTTTAAGCTTGCACAGCTTGGTCGAGATGCTTCTGCAATG GGTGCAGCGCGGTGCTTGAACTCAGACCAAAAGAATCAGGAGATTGAATCAGTTGGGGTTGCAGGAAAACTCAGCTCCCAGAAAACAGTTAAAAAATACTTCCGGTTAAAG GAGATGGAGCAGGGCAAAGCAGATGAGGATCTAGATTTCAAAGCTGTTGAAAATGGATTT GTTGCAATCACCCCTCATTCTTTATCCTCATATTCACTGCCTGGGGTTCAAACATGGATATTGAATTGGATTAACTTTCACTTCCCTGAGAATATGCTTCTTTCTTCATGA
- the LOC100245780 gene encoding uncharacterized protein LOC100245780 isoform X1: MEPASLISNLQQVLITKREDGNSISSCSSTVDESAVKDCSRAVVLVTNGDGIESPGLTSLVQALLREPRFHVHVCAPQSDKSVSGHSMTVQETLTACSAEIGGATAYEVSGTPADCVSLALSGALFSWSKPVLVICGINKGSSYGLNMFHSGAVAGAREALLCGVPALCISMNWKEDVSCDNDFKDAVNVCLPIIHAAIRDIEKGIFPKSCLVNIEIPSSPLKNKGFKVARQSLRRPALIWQAVSATKHPSIGHFMSNQQSLGFKLAQLGRDASAMGAARCLNSDQKNQEIESVGVAGKLSSQKTVKKYFRLKFQEMEQGKADEDLDFKAVENGFVAITPHSLSSYSLPGVQTWILNWINFHFPENMLLSS; the protein is encoded by the exons ATGGAGCCTGCATCACTCATTTCAAATCTTCAACAAGTTCTCATCACTAAAAGGGAGGATGGGAATAGTATTTCTTCTTGTTCAAGTACAGTTGATGAGAGTGCGGTTAAGGATTGTTCAAGGGCAGTTGTGCTTGTCACCAATGGAGATGGTATTGAATCCCCTGGTCTCACTTCCCTCGTCCAGGCTCTGCTTCGAGAACCTCGTTTCCATGTTCACGTCTGCGCTCCCCAGTC GGACAAATCTGTGTCCGGTCACTCTATGACAGTTCAGGAGACTCTCACTGCCTGCTCTGCTGAAATTGGTGGTGCTACTGCTTATGAAGTCTCTG GAACTCCTGCAGATTGTGTTTCTTTAGCTCTGTCCGGGGCATTGTTTTCTTGGTCCAAGCCTGTTTTG GTTATTTGTGGAATAAACAAGGGATCAAGTTATGGTCTGAACAT GTTTCATTCAGGGGCTGTTGCTGGGGCTAGAGAGGCATTGTTGTGTGGTGTGCCAGCTCTTTGCATTTCTATGAACTG GAAGGAGGATGTAAGCTGCGACAATGATTTCAAGGATGCGGTCAATGTCTGTTTACCCATAATACATGCAGCCATAAGGGATATCGAGAAGGGAATTTTCCCCAAAAGCTGCTTGGTCAACATAGAAATTCCCAGTTCTCCCCTGAAAAATAAG GGTTTCAAAGTAGCCAGGCAGAGTCTAAGGAGGCCTGCCCTGATCTGGCAAGCagtctcagcaaccaaacacccTTCCATTGGCCATTTCATGTCCAATCAGCAAAGCCTTGGCTTTAAGCTTGCACAGCTTGGTCGAGATGCTTCTGCAATG GGTGCAGCGCGGTGCTTGAACTCAGACCAAAAGAATCAGGAGATTGAATCAGTTGGGGTTGCAGGAAAACTCAGCTCCCAGAAAACAGTTAAAAAATACTTCCGGTTAAAG TTCCAGGAGATGGAGCAGGGCAAAGCAGATGAGGATCTAGATTTCAAAGCTGTTGAAAATGGATTT GTTGCAATCACCCCTCATTCTTTATCCTCATATTCACTGCCTGGGGTTCAAACATGGATATTGAATTGGATTAACTTTCACTTCCCTGAGAATATGCTTCTTTCTTCATGA
- the LOC100268102 gene encoding zinc finger CCCH domain-containing protein 7 isoform X1: MEGSTSETPKPSAAFQFNPHRKSHLRSHTYSTLLRILSHCHQHSHCSHDDPVPDHDSSGLGRVTENEVGNELVVSDTVEPEDMPIQKDPIVHESPQGMPIQKDTITDESAEVIGFQEVGLSNVQVVMDELEQIMRGKENKDVVVGKSNSSSILSFDKDQNNTSRELEHLMEKKEDKGDVVGKSINLLTLALNKNQSADHVDACINNHEDRFNLQHVIMEEDEDGEQVKASDEQNNVVNLEGLNLSIDDNLNGEDSKADENNNKKSSPFKGIALEDPGLKVQQKEMELEKSVSPRTASSPFYVTVDGDIEEGEISGDFMGDDLSIEDDVASEMKKGEEESISENIINKEEFTCNEQKRVNDKDSESTSKIVSSVDKGDHGVEVTESNRNQMRCKSQMGQGGRTINGAKKTDGSDCMREAETTKMKGSRAKVDFDNPANFLDDLVFHGESLADNAAENLSITSVKEGARVTKKRKRVLSKEKKVKKKQKERKKRAEKNKELGVKRLRLLPVSKPKTVTYCRHYLKGRCHEGDHCRFSHDTIPLTKSSPCCHFARGTCMKGDDCPFDHQLSNYPCNNYVSKGFCSRGDDCLFSHKMPLKESSPTAVNVCKPVSEPPSLPSKSYSKKLDMNGTSHQNGNSLSHSVGIFPQSNMEKKVAEIVLKPPEQASRGINSLSFGKSPMDYSGKLKQIGSSPTMDEGVEVDKQKNQGEVQNMNEKAKRTPVTVPPRGINFLSFGKAPLNDSSVKELAGSPSNREDGNKILPLGDSNKYKQVGSSSARDGNINVSSQLNQSATETIHKLNEMSNGRQPAAAPPGINFLSFGKAPLDDLSSKRQSKSPSQSNNVIEIPIQERQRASSGFQNSSAVPWGLPASPITSVSDQLVHGHNKDTSSSAQKALLSTLAFAAKYESALKIDRSIVAPSVSMEANKEIRNVSNSGGSQNKSMNASTILDFLFSSGGKTKQ, translated from the exons ATGGAGGGATCGACTTCTGAAACCCCAAAACCCTCGGCGGCATTTCAGTTCAATCCTCATCGCAAATCCCAtctcaggagtcacacttactCCACCCTCCTTCGCATACTATCTCATTGCCACCAACATTCTCACTGCTCTCATGATGATCCTGTTCCAG ACCATGATAGCAGTGGTTTAGGGCGGGTGACTGAAAATGAAGTGGGTAATGAATTGGTTGTTTCTGATACTGTGGAGCCAGAAGATATGCCCATTCAGAAAGACCCAATAGTTCATGAGAGTCCACAGGGTATGCCTATTCAGAAGGACACAATAACTGATGAGAGTGCTGAAGTGATTGGTTTCCAGGAAGTGGGATTGAGTAATGTGCAAGTGGTTATGGACGAGTTGGAGCAGATaatgagaggaaaagaaaacaaggacGTAGTTGTCGGTAAAAGTAATAGCTCATCGATTTTGTCATTTGACAAGGATCAAAACAACACTTCAAGAgagttggagcatttaatggaGAAAAAAGAAGACAAGGGAGATGTTGTTGGTAAAAGTATTAACTTGTTGACTTTGGCATTGAACAAAAACCAAAGTGCTGATCATGTTGATGCATGTATAAATAATCACGAAGACCGTTTCAATCTTCAACATGTTATCATGGAGGAAGATGAGGATGGGGAACAGGTAAAAGCAAGTGATGAACAGAATAATGTTGTGAATTTAGAAGGTCTCAACTTGTCCATAGATGATAATTTAAATGGTGAAGATTCAAAGGCAGATGAgaataacaacaaaaaaagtTCTCCTTTTAAGGGGATTGCACTGGAAGATCCAGGGCTCAAAGTGCAGCAAAAAGAGATGGAGCTCGAGAAGTCAGTTTCTCCCAGAACAGCGAGTTCTCCATTTTATGTGACTGTAGATGGAGATATTGAAGAAGGAGAAATTTCTGGAGATTTCATGGGTGATGACCTATCAATAGAGGATGATGTAGCATCAGAGATGAAGAAGGGTGAGGAGGAGAGTATTTCtgaaaatatcattaataaagAAGAGTTCACTTGTAATGAACAAAAAAGAGTAAATGATAAAGATTCTgaatccacttctaaaattgTAAGCTCAGTAGATAAAGGGGATCATGGAGTGGAAGTTACAGAAAGTAATAGAAACCAGATGAGGTGTAAATCTCAAATGGGTCAAGGTGGAAGAACTATAAATGGTGCAAAAAAAACAGATGGTTCTGACTGTATGAGAGAAGCTGAAACAACTAAAATGAAAGGTAGCAGAGCAAAGGTGGACTTTGACAATCCAGCGAATTTTCTAGATGATTTAGTATTCCATGGAGAAAGCTTAGCTGATAATGCAGCTGAAAATCTTTCAATTACATCTGTCAAAGAG GGTGCTAGGGTCACTAAAAAAAGAAAGCGGGTGCTTtcgaaagaaaagaaagtgaagaaaaag caaaaggaaagaaagaaacgagcagaaaaaaacaaagagctTGGTGTTAAAAGATTGAGACTGCTTCCAGTATCAAAGCCAAAAACTGTAACATATTGCCGTCATTATCTCAAAGGAAGATGTCATGAG GGTGATCACTGTAGATTTTCACATGATACCATACCGTTGACGAAATCCTCG CCTTGCTGTCATTTTGCACGTGGTACCTGCATGAAAGGGGATGACTGTCCATTTGATCATCAGCTGTCCAACTATCCCTGTAATAATTATGTCTCAAAAGGTTTTTGCAGCAGAGGTGATGATTGTTTGTTTTCACACAAG ATGCCACTCAAGGAAAGTTCCCCAACTGCTGTTAATGTTTGCAAACCTGTGTCAGAGCCTCCGTCTCTGCCCAGTAAGTCATATTCCAAGAAGCTGGACATGAATGGTACCTCTCATCAGAATGGCAATTCTTTATCCCACTCTGTTGGAATTTTCCCTCAAAGTAATATGGAAAAGAAAGTGGCAGAGATTGTGCTGAAACCACCTGAGCAGGCATCCAGAGGAATAAACTCTCTCTCATTTGGGAAATCACCAATGGACTATTCTGGTAAGCTGAAACAAATTGGTTCATCTCCTACGATGGATGAAGGTGTCGAAGTTgacaaacagaaaaatcaagGTGAAGTTCAAAACATGAATGAAAAGGCAAAGAGAACTCCAGTTACAGTGCCTCCACGGGGAATAAACTTTCTCTCATTTGGCAAAGCTCCATTGAATGATTCCAGTGTTAAGGAACTAGCTGGCTCACCCTCAAATAGggaggatggtaacaaaatattGCCATTAGGTGATTCCAACAAGTACAAACAAGTTGGCTCATCATCAGCAAGGGATGGCAACATCAATGTTAGCAGTCAACTTAACCAAAGTGCAACAGAAACTATTCATAAGTTGAACGAGATGTCAAATGGAAGGCAACCTGCAGCGGCACCTCCAGGAATAAACTTTCTAAGTTTTGGTAAAGCTCCATTAGATGATTTGAGTAGTAAGAGGCAGTCCAAATCACCTTCCCAGAGCAACAATGTAATTGAAATACCCATTCAAGAGAGACAAAGGGCATCTAGTGGATTTCAAAACTCAAGTGCAGTTCCATGGGGGCTTCCAGCTTCCCCAATTACTTCAGTTTCAGACCAGTTAGTCCATGGACATAATAAAGACACATCAAGCTCAGCTCAGAAGGCTCTCTTGTCGACGCTAGCTTTTGCAGCGAAGTATGAATCTGCCTTGAAGATAGATCGGTCCATTGTTGCCCCCTCTGTCAGCATGGAGGCCAATAAAGAAATTAGGAATGTCAGTAATAGTGGAGGTTCACAAAACAAATCGATGAACGCTTCAACAATTTTGGATTTCTTATTTAGTTCTGGTGGTAAAACCAAGCAATAA
- the LOC100268102 gene encoding zinc finger CCCH domain-containing protein 65 isoform X2, with the protein MPIQKDPIVHESPQGMPIQKDTITDESAEVIGFQEVGLSNVQVVMDELEQIMRGKENKDVVVGKSNSSSILSFDKDQNNTSRELEHLMEKKEDKGDVVGKSINLLTLALNKNQSADHVDACINNHEDRFNLQHVIMEEDEDGEQVKASDEQNNVVNLEGLNLSIDDNLNGEDSKADENNNKKSSPFKGIALEDPGLKVQQKEMELEKSVSPRTASSPFYVTVDGDIEEGEISGDFMGDDLSIEDDVASEMKKGEEESISENIINKEEFTCNEQKRVNDKDSESTSKIVSSVDKGDHGVEVTESNRNQMRCKSQMGQGGRTINGAKKTDGSDCMREAETTKMKGSRAKVDFDNPANFLDDLVFHGESLADNAAENLSITSVKEGARVTKKRKRVLSKEKKVKKKQKERKKRAEKNKELGVKRLRLLPVSKPKTVTYCRHYLKGRCHEGDHCRFSHDTIPLTKSSPCCHFARGTCMKGDDCPFDHQLSNYPCNNYVSKGFCSRGDDCLFSHKMPLKESSPTAVNVCKPVSEPPSLPSKSYSKKLDMNGTSHQNGNSLSHSVGIFPQSNMEKKVAEIVLKPPEQASRGINSLSFGKSPMDYSGKLKQIGSSPTMDEGVEVDKQKNQGEVQNMNEKAKRTPVTVPPRGINFLSFGKAPLNDSSVKELAGSPSNREDGNKILPLGDSNKYKQVGSSSARDGNINVSSQLNQSATETIHKLNEMSNGRQPAAAPPGINFLSFGKAPLDDLSSKRQSKSPSQSNNVIEIPIQERQRASSGFQNSSAVPWGLPASPITSVSDQLVHGHNKDTSSSAQKALLSTLAFAAKYESALKIDRSIVAPSVSMEANKEIRNVSNSGGSQNKSMNASTILDFLFSSGGKTKQ; encoded by the exons ATGCCCATTCAGAAAGACCCAATAGTTCATGAGAGTCCACAGGGTATGCCTATTCAGAAGGACACAATAACTGATGAGAGTGCTGAAGTGATTGGTTTCCAGGAAGTGGGATTGAGTAATGTGCAAGTGGTTATGGACGAGTTGGAGCAGATaatgagaggaaaagaaaacaaggacGTAGTTGTCGGTAAAAGTAATAGCTCATCGATTTTGTCATTTGACAAGGATCAAAACAACACTTCAAGAgagttggagcatttaatggaGAAAAAAGAAGACAAGGGAGATGTTGTTGGTAAAAGTATTAACTTGTTGACTTTGGCATTGAACAAAAACCAAAGTGCTGATCATGTTGATGCATGTATAAATAATCACGAAGACCGTTTCAATCTTCAACATGTTATCATGGAGGAAGATGAGGATGGGGAACAGGTAAAAGCAAGTGATGAACAGAATAATGTTGTGAATTTAGAAGGTCTCAACTTGTCCATAGATGATAATTTAAATGGTGAAGATTCAAAGGCAGATGAgaataacaacaaaaaaagtTCTCCTTTTAAGGGGATTGCACTGGAAGATCCAGGGCTCAAAGTGCAGCAAAAAGAGATGGAGCTCGAGAAGTCAGTTTCTCCCAGAACAGCGAGTTCTCCATTTTATGTGACTGTAGATGGAGATATTGAAGAAGGAGAAATTTCTGGAGATTTCATGGGTGATGACCTATCAATAGAGGATGATGTAGCATCAGAGATGAAGAAGGGTGAGGAGGAGAGTATTTCtgaaaatatcattaataaagAAGAGTTCACTTGTAATGAACAAAAAAGAGTAAATGATAAAGATTCTgaatccacttctaaaattgTAAGCTCAGTAGATAAAGGGGATCATGGAGTGGAAGTTACAGAAAGTAATAGAAACCAGATGAGGTGTAAATCTCAAATGGGTCAAGGTGGAAGAACTATAAATGGTGCAAAAAAAACAGATGGTTCTGACTGTATGAGAGAAGCTGAAACAACTAAAATGAAAGGTAGCAGAGCAAAGGTGGACTTTGACAATCCAGCGAATTTTCTAGATGATTTAGTATTCCATGGAGAAAGCTTAGCTGATAATGCAGCTGAAAATCTTTCAATTACATCTGTCAAAGAG GGTGCTAGGGTCACTAAAAAAAGAAAGCGGGTGCTTtcgaaagaaaagaaagtgaagaaaaag caaaaggaaagaaagaaacgagcagaaaaaaacaaagagctTGGTGTTAAAAGATTGAGACTGCTTCCAGTATCAAAGCCAAAAACTGTAACATATTGCCGTCATTATCTCAAAGGAAGATGTCATGAG GGTGATCACTGTAGATTTTCACATGATACCATACCGTTGACGAAATCCTCG CCTTGCTGTCATTTTGCACGTGGTACCTGCATGAAAGGGGATGACTGTCCATTTGATCATCAGCTGTCCAACTATCCCTGTAATAATTATGTCTCAAAAGGTTTTTGCAGCAGAGGTGATGATTGTTTGTTTTCACACAAG ATGCCACTCAAGGAAAGTTCCCCAACTGCTGTTAATGTTTGCAAACCTGTGTCAGAGCCTCCGTCTCTGCCCAGTAAGTCATATTCCAAGAAGCTGGACATGAATGGTACCTCTCATCAGAATGGCAATTCTTTATCCCACTCTGTTGGAATTTTCCCTCAAAGTAATATGGAAAAGAAAGTGGCAGAGATTGTGCTGAAACCACCTGAGCAGGCATCCAGAGGAATAAACTCTCTCTCATTTGGGAAATCACCAATGGACTATTCTGGTAAGCTGAAACAAATTGGTTCATCTCCTACGATGGATGAAGGTGTCGAAGTTgacaaacagaaaaatcaagGTGAAGTTCAAAACATGAATGAAAAGGCAAAGAGAACTCCAGTTACAGTGCCTCCACGGGGAATAAACTTTCTCTCATTTGGCAAAGCTCCATTGAATGATTCCAGTGTTAAGGAACTAGCTGGCTCACCCTCAAATAGggaggatggtaacaaaatattGCCATTAGGTGATTCCAACAAGTACAAACAAGTTGGCTCATCATCAGCAAGGGATGGCAACATCAATGTTAGCAGTCAACTTAACCAAAGTGCAACAGAAACTATTCATAAGTTGAACGAGATGTCAAATGGAAGGCAACCTGCAGCGGCACCTCCAGGAATAAACTTTCTAAGTTTTGGTAAAGCTCCATTAGATGATTTGAGTAGTAAGAGGCAGTCCAAATCACCTTCCCAGAGCAACAATGTAATTGAAATACCCATTCAAGAGAGACAAAGGGCATCTAGTGGATTTCAAAACTCAAGTGCAGTTCCATGGGGGCTTCCAGCTTCCCCAATTACTTCAGTTTCAGACCAGTTAGTCCATGGACATAATAAAGACACATCAAGCTCAGCTCAGAAGGCTCTCTTGTCGACGCTAGCTTTTGCAGCGAAGTATGAATCTGCCTTGAAGATAGATCGGTCCATTGTTGCCCCCTCTGTCAGCATGGAGGCCAATAAAGAAATTAGGAATGTCAGTAATAGTGGAGGTTCACAAAACAAATCGATGAACGCTTCAACAATTTTGGATTTCTTATTTAGTTCTGGTGGTAAAACCAAGCAATAA